From the Paenibacillus sp. MMS20-IR301 genome, the window ACGAGCTGTTCGGGGGCCTGGATACTGCACAGGTATCTACCCGGGACTATCAGATTTTCCTGCTGGAGATTATTACTTCCATTCTGCGGGTGGCCAAGGAAGCCGGCAGTGAGACGAATGAATTCATCGGGCCTGGCCTGTCCTCGCTGAGCGAAATCAACAAGTTCAATAATATGGGCGAAGCCAAGCAGTGGATTATTACAGTGTGCAGCAGGCTCATGGATACCATCGCACTGGAACGGCAATCCAGCTATAAGCAGCTGGTTGACCAGGCCAAGGAATATATCCGCAGCCATTACGAGGAATCGGATATCTCCATCGGCCGGGTCTGCCAGCATCTGCATATCAGCACAGGGTATTTCAGCAGTATTTTCAAAAAAGAGACGAAGATGACCTTTGTCAGCTACCTGCTGCAGATCCGCCTGGAAGCTGCTAAGGAAATGCTCCGCGCAACCGAGCTGAAGGCGTTTGAAATTGCCGAGCGAATCGGTTTCGCCGATCCGAACTATTTCAGCTTCTGCTTCCGCAAGAAATACGGACAATCCCCCAAAGAGTACAAGAACAGCTCACGGGGAGAATAGCCATGAACAAGCCGAAGGACTTTTTCTTCCCGCAGCGCCCGCAGCCCCGGAAACGGAGCAAAATCCGCGTATCCTCCAAGCTGCGGAGCATTCAGCTTATTATTATGCTGACCTTCACTGCAGTTACTGTAGCCGTTGCGGTAATCGTCAGCATTATGCTGTACGGGAAGTTTGCCAGGACGGCGGAGGAGAATGCCAATCTCAATATGCAGCAGATTATCGAGCAGGTGAATTATAATCTGGAGCTGTATGTCAAAGGGATGAGCAGTATTTTTGAAACGGCGGAGCAGCAGATTACAACCAGTGAATCGATAGACTCGCCGCTGCTCTATGAACGGATGGATACGCTGATGAGCAGCCGGGAGGATCTGGTGTCCATGGCCATGTTCACGCCGCAGGGTCAATATGTCGTAGGCACCCCGGGGCAGCGCATGCGCCTGAACACACAGCTGGAGAGTCAAAGCTGGTTCACCACAGCCAAGCGGACCTCGGAGATATCCTATTCCGCCCCGCATATTCAGAATTTGTTCAAAGGCAAGTACACCTGGGTCGTGTCCATCAGCAAGATGATTCAATATATGGAGCACGGTGAACTGAAAACCGGCATTCTGCTGCTGGATTTCAACTTCCGGACGATTGATGAGCTGAGCAAGCAGGTGAAGCTCGGCAAAAGAGGATACGCTTACATCCTTGATCCGCTCGGGAACATTGTTTACCATCCGCAGCAGCAGCTGATCTATGCCGGCCTGAAGTATGAGAATGTGGAGCCGGTGCTTGAGTATGCCTTCCGCAGCTACCTGGATGAATCCACGGGAGAGAAGCGGTTTATTACGGTGCGTACCCTGGCCCAGACCGGCTGGAAGATTGTCGGGGTTGCCTACTACGATGAGATCGTTACGACCAAACGTGATCTCAACCAGTTCCTGGCCTGGTTCCTGGCAGTTGTCCTTGTCTGTGTTATTGCCGTGTCGGTGCTGCTGTCTTGGCTGATTGCCAGCCCGATCCGCAAGCTGGAGCGCACGGTCAAGCAGGTGGGTGAGGGGGACCTCAATACACCGATTAATGTCAGCGGTGCCTATGAGGTGGAGCAGCTGTCAAAGCGTTTCAATATGATGCTGCAGCGCATCCGCCAGCTGATGGATCAGATTATCTATGAGCAGGAGACCAAGCGTAAAGGGGAACTCGAAGTATTGCAGTCGCAGATTAATCCCCATTTCCTGTACAATACGCTGAATTCGGTCATCCGGCTGGCTGAACGCGGCAAGACGGATGAAGTCGTGACCATGATCCAGTCGCTTTCGAAGTTTTTCCGGATCAGCCTGAGCAAAGGGAAGAATTTCATTACGATGCAGGAGGAGCTGGATCACATCCGCCATTATCTGGTGATTCAAAGCTTCCGCTTCAAAAACAAGTTCCGCTATGAGATCAATGCGCAGGAAGAAGTGCTGCAATATCAGACGATTAAGCTGATTCTTCAGCCTATTGTTGAGAATGCTCTATATCACGGCATCGAAATGCTGCCTGATGAAGGACTGATCTCGATCAGCGCTGTGCTGCAGGAAGGGCTTGTTGTAATCCGTATCAGTGACAACGGGCTCGGGATGTCCAAGGAAACGATGAATGTCCTGCTCTCTGGCGGCGTCAAGAGTGAAGGCGGTTCAGGGGTCGGGGTGCGGAATGTCAATGAACGGATTGGACTGTATTACGGGCGTGAATACGGGCTTACGTTCGAGAGTGAGCTTGAAGAGGGCACGACGGTGACCATTATTTTCCCGGCCCGCCTGACCGAAGAGGCACCGGAAGCGAAGAAGGAGGAGACTGATCTGTGAAAAGCATACGTTTTTGGCTGACCCTGCTCCTGTGCAGTGTATTATGGGTCTCTGTCTCTTCCTGCTTCAATTCGTCACCGGCCTACATCAGCACGAATAAGACGCGTAATATCCATCTGATTGTCAAGATGAACAAAGGGGATTACTGGAATACGGTCAAGCTGGGAGCAGAGGCTGCAGCCAAGGAGTTCAATGTCAAGCTGACCTTCAAAGCGCCGGATTCAGAGAGTGACATCGATGAACAGGTAACGATGGTCGAGGATTCCATTAAGGAGAAGGCGGACGTCATCATTCTCGCTGCCAGCAGCTACATGGGACTGGCACAGGTAGTAGACCAGGCGGCTTATTCCAAAATCCCCGTGATCTCGGTCGATGCGGAGGTCGGGTCGGCCAGAGTCCAGACTTATGTCGGCTCAAACGGCTATGAGGCCGGGCAGAAGTCAGCGGAACGGCTGATTCAGCTGTTGAACGGCTATGGCGAGATCGGGATTGTCAATTTTACCAATGCTTCTGTGAATACCGGCAATACCAGCTCGGGGTCCACAGGAAGTATTGATTTCGGAGCCCGGGATGCGGACGAGCGGGAGAAGGGATTCCTTAACTATGCAGCCCGTTATACGAATGTGAAGGTTGTGCAGATCTCGTATACCTCTTCCAGTACTGCAGATGCGGAAGCTCTGACCCGGGAGATGGTGGCAAACCATCCTAATCTGCGCGGCATTGCCACATTGAATGAAATTGCTTCCCAGGGAGCGGCCAAAGTAATACAAAATTCAGGGTTGGACAATATAAAGATGGTTGCGTTTGACAGCTCTCCCTCCATGATGGAGCTGCTGCAGGAAGGGACGGTTCAGGCTACGGTTATCCAGAATCCGTTCAGCAACGGATATCTGGCTGTGAAATATGCAGTGGAAGCTCTTGAGGGCGTAGCTGTACCGGAGCGCGTGGATACCGGCACCAAGCTGATTGATCTGGAGAATATGCTGTGGCCGGAGAATCAGAAGCTGCTGTTTCCGTTTGTCAGATAGAACTTTGTGGGGAATTTTAGACATTAGAATTTTCATGGAAATGAGTAGTATTTTATATTCGCAACCGTTTTCACGTAGGGCATAATAAGGATGTACCCGGGACACAACGGGATAACAAAAAAGAAATATCCTCAGGAGGTCAACTAATTATGAAAAAAATCACTTCCGTTCTACTCGCTAGTGCATTGCTTGGTGCTGCTCTTGCAGGCTGCGGCGGCAACAACAACGCAGCTAACACTGGTAACACCGCTAATACAGGAAACACTGCTAACACAACTAACTCCGGTGCTGCTGAAACTCCAAAAGTGGGCGTAGCCATTTACAAATTCGACGACACCTTCATGACGGGTGTCCGCAACGCAATCGATTCCGCTGCCAAAGGGATTGCCACTGTGGATATCGTAGACAGCCAGAACTCCCAGCCTACCCAAAACGACAAGGTGGATCTGTTCATCACCAAAAAATATGACGGCATGCTGATCAACCCGGTTGACCGCACCGCTGCCGGCGTGATCATCGACAAAGCCAAAACAGCTGACATTCCGGTTGTCTTCCTGAACCGCGAACCGCTTCCAGAGGATATGAAGAAATGGGATAAAGTGTACTATGTAGGTGCTAAAGCAGAAGAATCCGGCACCATGTCCGGCCAACTGATTGTAGACTACTGGAAGGCTCACCCTGAAGCTGACAAGAACGGCGACGGCGTACTGCAATACGTAATGCTCAAAGGCGAACCGGGACACCAGGATGCTGAGCTGCGTACTACGTACTCCATCCAGGCGATCGAAGATGCCGGTATCAAGGTTGAGAAGCTTGCTGAAGATACAGCCATGTGGGACCGCGTAAAAGGTCAAGAAAAAATGGCAGCCTTCCTCGGCTCCCACGGCGACAAGATCGAAGCCGTTCTGGCCAACAATGATGACATGGCTCTCGGCGCAATCGAAGCCCTGAAGGCTCAAGGCTACTTCTCTGGCGACAAATACATGCCGGTTGTAGGCGTTGACGCAACAGCTCCTGCGGTTCAAGCGCTGCAAGACGGAACCATGCTCGGAACCGTACTGAACGATGCCAACAACCAAGGTAAAGCGGCAATCGTGCTGGCTTCCCTGCTGGCTAAGGGCGAAACGCCTACCAAAGAAAACGTAGGCTTCGACATCACTGACAACCAATATGTATGGATCTCCTACAAAAAGATCACTAAAGATAACGTAGCTGACGCTAAGTAATAGTCAGGACAGCTCCAGATACAGATAAGCAGTATATAGAACAATCCCGGAGGGCGGCCGTCCGCTCTCCGGAATTCCTTTCGGGTAGGGAACAGGATGGAACCGCTGTGCCTCTCATGGAAAAAGAAAAAAAGCGTAGGGGGCGTAACAACATGGCAAATACGGAGTTTTTGCTGGAAATGAACGGCATTACCAAAGAATTTCCCGGCGTTAAGGCGCTGGACGGAGTCAGTATCAAGGTAAGACCGGGTTCAGTTCATGCACTCATGGGCGAAAACGGCGCAGGCAAATCTACATTAATGAAATGTCTCTTTGGAATTTATTCGCCGGATGCCGGCGAGATCTTTCTGGATGGTGAGAAAGCAAGCATCTCGAACTCCAACGATGCACTCAAGCACGGAATCTCGATGATTCACCAGGAGCTGCACCCCGTACCCTTCCGCAGCGTCATGGAGAACATCTGGCTAGGACGTTTTCCGACCAAGGGCATCGGACCCATTCAGTTCATTGACCACAAAAAAATGTTCACGGACACGGAAAATTTATTTAAAGATCTGGATATCGATCTGAATCCCGAAACTTTGGTGGGCAAGCTGTCCGTATCCAAGGTCCAATCCATTGAAATCGCGAAGGCTGTCTCTTTTCATTCACGCGTCATTGTCATGGATGAACCAACCTCTTCCCTGACCAGTGTAGAAGTTGAGCATTTGTTCCGGATTATCCGGGATTTGCAAAAAAGAGGCGTAGCTATTATCTATATATCTCACAAGATGGAAGAGATTCTGGAAATCTCTGATGAAGTAACCATCATGCGTGACGGTAAAAAGATCGGAACCTGGCCGTCTGCTGAGCTGACTACGGACCTGATTATCTCCCGGATGGTCGGCCGTGATCTGACGAACCGTTTCCCTGAACGCAGCAATGTGCCGGGTGAGGTGTTCATGAAGGTGGAAGGACTAACTTCACCGGAGCCCAGATCCTTTAAGGATGTCTCCTTTGAGCTAAGACGCGGTGAAATTCTTGGTGTCGGCGGTCTCGTCGGCGCGCAGCGTACCGAAGTCATTGAAGCGTTGTTTGGTCTTCGGGCTATCAAATCCGGATCGATCTCCATCGCCGGCAAGAAGGTCAAGATCAACTCCCCGCAGGATGCCAAGAAGCATGGACTGGCTCTATTGACCGAAGAACGTCGTGTAACAGGGATATTCCCAGTTTTATCTGTGCACGAGAACGGAGCCATTGCCAACCTGGACCGTTATAAAACCCCCTACTTCCTGCTGAACGGCCGGAAGAAGAAGGCTGAAGTGGATAAGATGATCGAGAAGCTGCGAACCAAGACACCAACGACCAAGACGCAGATCATGAATCTCTCCGGCGGTAACCAGCAGAAGGTACTGCTGGCCAGATGGCTGCTCACCGAACCGGAAGTCCTGCTTCTGGATGAGCCGACCCGCGGGATCGATGTCGGGGCCAAATTCGAAATTTATACGATTATTGCCGACCTGGCGAAGCAGGGGAAAAGCATTATCATGATTTCATCGGAAATGCCGGAGCTGCTGGGGATGTCTGACCGGGTCATGGTCATGTCGGAGGGACGGCTTACAGGAATATTAGAAGGCGAGCAGGCTACGGAAACCGAAGTTATGCGACTCGCTGCACAGCATTAGGAGTACGGATAGGAGAATATGCACGCGTAATTTTAAGGGGGATCACTACTAATGAATGTTAAAAAAGCGCAGTCCTTTGTGACTCAAAACGCAATATACATCGTACTGGTTATTCTGATTATGGGGATCATCATCTACGAACCAAGCTTTATGTCCATCAACACTTTGCGTGACGTACTGATTCAGTCGTCTACCCGCGTAATCATCGCGCTGGGCGTAGCCTTTATCCTCATCACAGCCGGTACGGACTTGTCCGCAGGACGCGTAGTCGGGTTCACGGCGGTTATCTCCGCCTCCATGCTTCAGATACCGGATTACTCCCGCCGGTTCTTCCCTGATCTGCCGCAAGTGCAGGTATGGCTGCCCATCCTGATTGCCATTGTTGCCGGTCTGCTCTGCGGTCTCGTCAATGGGATTATCGTCTCGAAGCTCAATGTACCGCCATTTATCGCAACACTGGGCACCATGCTCATCGTATACGGACTGAACTCCCTGTACTTCGATATGGACCCGAACCAGTCGCAGCCGATCGGCGGCCTGCGCCCTGACTTCACCAAAATCGGCTCCGGCTTCATCGGCAGCGGCCAATATTCGATTCCCTACATCGTGCTTATAGCCCTGGCGGTCGCCGCCATCGTATGGGTGCTGTTCAACAAAACTAAGCTGGGCAAGAACATGTACGCTATCGGCGGCAACATGCAGGCAGCCAAGGTTTCCGGGATCAATGTATCCAAGAACCTGATCTACATCTACGCGATTGCCGGTGCCCTGTACGGTCTGGCTGGTGTGCTTGAAGCAGCAAGAACAGGCGGCGCAACCAACAACTATGGTAATATGTACGAGCTTGACGCTATCGCGGCCTGCGTAGTCGGCGGCGTATCCACAACCGGCGGTATCGGTACTGTTCCAGGCGTACTCGTCGGTGTTATCATCTTCACCCTGATTAACTACGGCTTAACCTTTATCGGCATCAGCCCTTACTACCAGCTGATTATCAAAGGCCTAATCATCATCGCGGCGGTATCGTTTGATATGCGTAAATACTCATCGAAGAAGTAAACGGGGTTCGGTGATTAGTCGTAACTGCGGTGAATGTTTGGACTTCCTCCCATCACCTCACCCGGGTGGGGGAGGGTACCAAAAAGCGTTTGCGGAATACCGCAAACGCTTTTTGGCGTAGTGATTTTACTGGCTGCGTGGCTCCAAACCGCCTAAATACCGCAGTGTCCGGACTGCTGCAAACCCAAAAGTAACTATTATATAGCTTGAACTGGAAAGCTATATGTTGATTTAGAATTGCTGAACGGCCGAAATTCATTCTAATGTATTCACCGCCTATCCGCGCGACAGCTTAGAGTATACGATGGTTGGCGTTCACTCCAACTAAGGAAGCTAAACGTGTCAAATACAATCCAAATCTGACCCAAACCACAGCCTTTATTCGCTCAAAAAAAGTCATTTGGGCGGACTTACGGACATGACGGCCCTTATCCGCCGCTTATCGTGGACATACTCCGCTTTTCCGGTGAAATAACGGCGCTCATGTCCGTAAGACCGGCACTCAGGTACCTTTCCGCAGGCTTAACGTCTCTCATGTCCGTAACGCTAAGCTAGTCATTTGAACAACCGTTGCGTGGCTGGCTACTTCTCTAACGGAGGGAACATCAACCCATTTACTTGTACGCGGCAGCTCATTGTACATGATTTTCCGCTTAAAGCTGAGTTTTGGACTTCCGGCCGCTGTTGTTTCCTATTTTTTTGATGATTACTGCTGTTCATGGTGAAAATCCAGTAACGCAGGCGGTCACTGGCATCCTTACAGATCCCAGCCCCTCCTCCACCAATTCTCCTTTTTCTAAATTTTTATAGTTCAATCTATATAGCATGAAATGTTGTACGTTGTACAACTCAGAAGCCTGAATAAATGGTCGTTTGGGCGGTTTGTTGTATGAAATGCAGGAATTTTCTATTAATCCGCCTTGTAGGAGGTGAAATGCTGCATTCTGTGCAACAGTTTCAGTTTAAGGATAATTTTCTGAGGATAATGTTGTATTTTGTGCAGGCTCTTCAGTTCTGGCCTGGAATTAACCAATTTGCAGCTCACAATTGAATCACAAACAAATCTAGCCGATATAGCATGCTGCAGGCAATGAGCCTGTTGTCATGTTCTCATCATTACAGAGTTGAAAGGGCAGGCGAAGCAGCCCTTGAATACCCGGTAAACACCTTCCGAAAGGGTGTTTTTGTGTTGCTTTTAACGCTTTTAAGTTATTGACTGAACCAAAGAAAAAGGTAGAAAGTAACGGAGGGGAAGTTTGAGCTGGAGGAGCGTTAGCGCCCGCCTGAAAGCTTTCCGCAGGAAAGCTCACATCGGAAGCTTAAGCTAGGTTTGGATTTCTACCGCGGACAGCGGAATAAATTCAGGAAATCCAAACCTAACAGCGGCCGGAAGTCCAAACATTCACCGCAGTTACGGCAGATACTTTTAAACGCCATCACGCCATCACGCCATCACGCCCCTTACGCTCTAACGCTCCTAACATTCCCAGGCACATAAACACCCTTTCCCCTCCGCCCTCATATTCTATAGGCAAATGCCTTTGTAAGGGAGAGCGACTGGATGCTGAGGATTAAGCTGAACGAGCTGGGAAAAGGGAATGACAACGGTCTGATTATGGCGGAAGTATGGCGGTGGGACGGGATTGGCTGGAATGAGTGCATTCCGCAGCAGGAGGAGGATTTCATCCGGGCGGATGATGATCTGTTCGTAACCATCCCGGCAGAGGAGGGATTATACCGTGTAGACTACGCCAAGAAGCCGCTGGAGGCGCTGATCGTGCTTCCGGAGGGGGAAGCCAGCGCCCTGCGCGCAGAGCTGCTGCATCCGGCCCCCTTCCGGCTGAAGGATGGGACGCTGTGGGGCTATATCAACAATGAGGGGCGGACTGTACTGGAGCCGCGTTATGAGTATGCCGAGGATTTTCAGGAGAACGGGCTGGCAGTTGTGCAATACAAGAATTACAGCGGCCTGATTGACTCGAACGGACGGGAGAAGGTCAAACCGGTCTATAACTTCATCGGCCCCTTTTCAGAAGGCCGGGCTGTGGTCTCTGATGCGAAGGGCTACACTTTGATCGACGAAAGAGGGAAAGAGGTCACGTCCGCACGTTACGATTATTTGAATTCACTGCATGAGGGCCGGGCAATGTTCTCTAAGCAGAGCAATAGCGGCAATTCCCGCTACGGTTATCTGGATGCCCAGGGCAAAGAAGTGCTGCCTGCAGTTTACCTGGATGCCAGTGATTTCAAAGACGGAACGGCCCTGGTCAAAACCGCCGAAGGCGAATACGCGCTGATTGATCCGCAGGGCACGGTGCTGCATACGTACAAACATCCATTTGTCGGCAACCCCGGGGATGGCCTGCTGGCTTTTCAGGCTACAGAGAACGGCAGATACGGGTATCTCCGCACCGACGGAAGCATAGCCATTCAGCCGCAGTACACAGCAGCACTGCCCTTTTCGGAGGGGCGGGCGGTCATTAACACGGCAGAGAATTACGGCAATGCCTATGGCCTGATCGACAAGCAGGGCAAAGCCATTATTCCGGCAAGCTATTATGAGGTTCAGCAGCTGGGCGAGAACCGCGTAGCGCTGGGAACTCCGCTGTATGCAGATCAGCCGTACCGCGGGTCACGTTATGTGATTGCGGATGCGCTGACCGGAAGAATACTCAGCACGCATCCGCTGCTCGGGGTGAACAACTATCAGCAGGGGCTGGCGTCGGTGTATGATGCCAAGGATACGTATTTTATCGACAAAAGCGGCAATAAAGCCGCCCAGCCGCCTGTTATCTCCGGCGCAGGGACGCTGACATTCAGCGGCAGCCTGATCCGGGCCGATATTGACCAGCGGACAGCCTACTATGACCGCAGAGGCAAACAGGTCTGGCGTGAGAACGGCGTTATTCCGCTCAGACCGCCATACTCTGTGCTGGAGAAGAAATATAAACCGAACCGCGATTATCTCGTTTACTATCCGGTAGTAGAAGGTATCGCCGTTACAGATGTGTCGAGAGCGGTCAATGATAAGCTGCGCAGCCTGTCGCTTGCTGAAGGAGTGGGCACGGGTGGTGCCGGGCAGGATTTCAGCTACACCGGCGATTTCGCGGTTTCCTTTTTCCGCAAGAACCTGCTGGTGTTAGAGCTGAGCGGCTACAAATATCCGTTTGGCGCTGCCCATGGGATGCCGACCCAAATCTATGAGCATATCAATTTGCGCACCGGTAAATTTTTCAGCCTGAGTGATTTATTCAAGCCGGGCAGCAAGTATGTGCAGAAGCTCAGCGATATTGTCGGCAAGCAGATTGCGACAGACCCGCAATATTCATATGTTTTCCCGGATACGTATAAGGGGATCACTGCGGATCAGCCCTTTTATGTGGATGCTGAAGCGCTGTATTTGTATTTTGAGCCTTACGAAATTGCCCCATATGCCGCAGGATTCCCGACCTTCCGGATTCCGTACGCAGAGATTATGGGCCTGATCTCCACAGAAGGTGAGTTCTGGCAGTCGTTTCATTAATGAAGACTGAAGAATAACCGATATATCAAGTAAGAGCAAGAGCTGTCCTGCTTGCAGGGCGGCTTTTTGGCTGCAGCGGGAGGGACAGGCCTTCAGTTTGTCTTATAATGTAAAAAATTAGCAGCGCACAGCGGAGAGTTTTATGTTATGATGACTGAGGAACAAATTACAACTTTGTAACATTTGGCATAAGCTACTCTCGGCAGCCGGATATCATACAACAAGAATAAGGAGATGGCAGAATGAAAAACAAGACTCTAAGAGCAGTAGTAGGTGGAAGTGTAGCGGCTGTTATGGCACTTGGCATTTCTCTTCCATTGCAGGCAAATGCAGCATCGGGGGCTGGAACAGC encodes:
- a CDS encoding sensor histidine kinase — protein: MNKPKDFFFPQRPQPRKRSKIRVSSKLRSIQLIIMLTFTAVTVAVAVIVSIMLYGKFARTAEENANLNMQQIIEQVNYNLELYVKGMSSIFETAEQQITTSESIDSPLLYERMDTLMSSREDLVSMAMFTPQGQYVVGTPGQRMRLNTQLESQSWFTTAKRTSEISYSAPHIQNLFKGKYTWVVSISKMIQYMEHGELKTGILLLDFNFRTIDELSKQVKLGKRGYAYILDPLGNIVYHPQQQLIYAGLKYENVEPVLEYAFRSYLDESTGEKRFITVRTLAQTGWKIVGVAYYDEIVTTKRDLNQFLAWFLAVVLVCVIAVSVLLSWLIASPIRKLERTVKQVGEGDLNTPINVSGAYEVEQLSKRFNMMLQRIRQLMDQIIYEQETKRKGELEVLQSQINPHFLYNTLNSVIRLAERGKTDEVVTMIQSLSKFFRISLSKGKNFITMQEELDHIRHYLVIQSFRFKNKFRYEINAQEEVLQYQTIKLILQPIVENALYHGIEMLPDEGLISISAVLQEGLVVIRISDNGLGMSKETMNVLLSGGVKSEGGSGVGVRNVNERIGLYYGREYGLTFESELEEGTTVTIIFPARLTEEAPEAKKEETDL
- a CDS encoding substrate-binding domain-containing protein, which produces MKSIRFWLTLLLCSVLWVSVSSCFNSSPAYISTNKTRNIHLIVKMNKGDYWNTVKLGAEAAAKEFNVKLTFKAPDSESDIDEQVTMVEDSIKEKADVIILAASSYMGLAQVVDQAAYSKIPVISVDAEVGSARVQTYVGSNGYEAGQKSAERLIQLLNGYGEIGIVNFTNASVNTGNTSSGSTGSIDFGARDADEREKGFLNYAARYTNVKVVQISYTSSSTADAEALTREMVANHPNLRGIATLNEIASQGAAKVIQNSGLDNIKMVAFDSSPSMMELLQEGTVQATVIQNPFSNGYLAVKYAVEALEGVAVPERVDTGTKLIDLENMLWPENQKLLFPFVR
- a CDS encoding galactose ABC transporter substrate-binding protein codes for the protein MKKITSVLLASALLGAALAGCGGNNNAANTGNTANTGNTANTTNSGAAETPKVGVAIYKFDDTFMTGVRNAIDSAAKGIATVDIVDSQNSQPTQNDKVDLFITKKYDGMLINPVDRTAAGVIIDKAKTADIPVVFLNREPLPEDMKKWDKVYYVGAKAEESGTMSGQLIVDYWKAHPEADKNGDGVLQYVMLKGEPGHQDAELRTTYSIQAIEDAGIKVEKLAEDTAMWDRVKGQEKMAAFLGSHGDKIEAVLANNDDMALGAIEALKAQGYFSGDKYMPVVGVDATAPAVQALQDGTMLGTVLNDANNQGKAAIVLASLLAKGETPTKENVGFDITDNQYVWISYKKITKDNVADAK
- a CDS encoding sugar ABC transporter ATP-binding protein; amino-acid sequence: MANTEFLLEMNGITKEFPGVKALDGVSIKVRPGSVHALMGENGAGKSTLMKCLFGIYSPDAGEIFLDGEKASISNSNDALKHGISMIHQELHPVPFRSVMENIWLGRFPTKGIGPIQFIDHKKMFTDTENLFKDLDIDLNPETLVGKLSVSKVQSIEIAKAVSFHSRVIVMDEPTSSLTSVEVEHLFRIIRDLQKRGVAIIYISHKMEEILEISDEVTIMRDGKKIGTWPSAELTTDLIISRMVGRDLTNRFPERSNVPGEVFMKVEGLTSPEPRSFKDVSFELRRGEILGVGGLVGAQRTEVIEALFGLRAIKSGSISIAGKKVKINSPQDAKKHGLALLTEERRVTGIFPVLSVHENGAIANLDRYKTPYFLLNGRKKKAEVDKMIEKLRTKTPTTKTQIMNLSGGNQQKVLLARWLLTEPEVLLLDEPTRGIDVGAKFEIYTIIADLAKQGKSIIMISSEMPELLGMSDRVMVMSEGRLTGILEGEQATETEVMRLAAQH
- the mglC gene encoding galactose/methyl galactoside ABC transporter permease MglC, coding for MNVKKAQSFVTQNAIYIVLVILIMGIIIYEPSFMSINTLRDVLIQSSTRVIIALGVAFILITAGTDLSAGRVVGFTAVISASMLQIPDYSRRFFPDLPQVQVWLPILIAIVAGLLCGLVNGIIVSKLNVPPFIATLGTMLIVYGLNSLYFDMDPNQSQPIGGLRPDFTKIGSGFIGSGQYSIPYIVLIALAVAAIVWVLFNKTKLGKNMYAIGGNMQAAKVSGINVSKNLIYIYAIAGALYGLAGVLEAARTGGATNNYGNMYELDAIAACVVGGVSTTGGIGTVPGVLVGVIIFTLINYGLTFIGISPYYQLIIKGLIIIAAVSFDMRKYSSKK
- a CDS encoding WG repeat-containing protein, which gives rise to MLRIKLNELGKGNDNGLIMAEVWRWDGIGWNECIPQQEEDFIRADDDLFVTIPAEEGLYRVDYAKKPLEALIVLPEGEASALRAELLHPAPFRLKDGTLWGYINNEGRTVLEPRYEYAEDFQENGLAVVQYKNYSGLIDSNGREKVKPVYNFIGPFSEGRAVVSDAKGYTLIDERGKEVTSARYDYLNSLHEGRAMFSKQSNSGNSRYGYLDAQGKEVLPAVYLDASDFKDGTALVKTAEGEYALIDPQGTVLHTYKHPFVGNPGDGLLAFQATENGRYGYLRTDGSIAIQPQYTAALPFSEGRAVINTAENYGNAYGLIDKQGKAIIPASYYEVQQLGENRVALGTPLYADQPYRGSRYVIADALTGRILSTHPLLGVNNYQQGLASVYDAKDTYFIDKSGNKAAQPPVISGAGTLTFSGSLIRADIDQRTAYYDRRGKQVWRENGVIPLRPPYSVLEKKYKPNRDYLVYYPVVEGIAVTDVSRAVNDKLRSLSLAEGVGTGGAGQDFSYTGDFAVSFFRKNLLVLELSGYKYPFGAAHGMPTQIYEHINLRTGKFFSLSDLFKPGSKYVQKLSDIVGKQIATDPQYSYVFPDTYKGITADQPFYVDAEALYLYFEPYEIAPYAAGFPTFRIPYAEIMGLISTEGEFWQSFH